In Spea bombifrons isolate aSpeBom1 chromosome 12, aSpeBom1.2.pri, whole genome shotgun sequence, the following proteins share a genomic window:
- the FUZ gene encoding protein fuzzy homolog: protein MEESSVFLLCLAASSGVPLYCRSKGSSRQLTFSVIGSLNGVHMFANNQDVLLTSTSTENTKVVWRSFHDSINLIVMSSESSASDHALNKLLENVFSAMVLVIGLEDLTNIKNVERLKKDLRACYKLIDSFLTETGKMGDLTQCVDCVVANDAAILQECMDSFTQAAESNFGCLMAGGKVVVATEKWWRLSSQESMLLCWLVASLAPHSSRDYPVYLPQGSPTVPHRLLSFQLVPGVDVCILCGPSPSLHKVETELVERFWKPVVDPLRSCLRVQSRSFPASVPLHHGVQGLLLVNRELNKTLYTVQAHPAEDLQKPESKPTLEQRRSALRAFYTLAVSRYFSLDHNDGSVLHYEETFQNGFTHSAHQCYSVSSSHKCYGMKTDVYLLFLLFNPDVPTFSMRAIANKTIQLFTKDFPF from the exons ATGGAGGAGTCTTCGGTGTTCCTGCTGTGCTTGGCAGCCAGTAGCGGGGTGCCCCTGTACTGCCGGAGCAAGGGCAGCAGCAGGCAG CTAACGTTTTCCGTTATTGGTTCATTGAACGGCGTTCACATGTTTGCCAATAACCAGGATGTTCTCCTGACCTCTACTTCTACGGAAAACACCAAGGTGGTTTGGAGATCTTTTCATGACAG CATTAATTTAATTGTGATGTCATCTGAAAGCAGTGCCAGCGACCACGCTTTGAACAAACTGCTTGAAAACGTGTTCAGCGCCATG GTTCTAGTGATTGGTTTGGAGGACCTAACTAACATCAAAAACGTAGAGCGTCTGAAGAAGGATCTGAGG GCATGCTACAAACTCATTGACAGTTTCTTAACGGAGACTGGGAAGATGGGAGATTTAACACAATGCGTCGACTGCGTCGTTGCTAATGATGCAGCCATTCTGCAG GAATGTATGGATAGCTTCACTCAGGCGGCAGAAAGTAATTTTGGATGTCTCATGGCCGGAGGAAAAGTGGTGGTGGCCACCGAAAAGTGGTGGAGATTGTCTTCTCAGGAGTCGATGCTTCTGTGCTGGCTGGTGGCTTCACTGGCTCCCCATTCATCGAGAGACTACCCGGTGTACCTTCCTCAAGGTAGCCCAACG GTTCCTCACAGACTTCTCAGCTTCCAGTTGGTGCCTGGAGTGGATGTGTGCATTCTCTGCGGCCCCAGCCCTTCTCTACATAAGGTCGAGACCGAG CTGGTGGAAAGGTTCTGGAAACCAGTTGTCGATCCCTTGAGATCGTGTTTAAGAGTACAGTCGAGATCTTTTCCAGCCTCGGTTCCCCTTCATCATGGCGTTCAAGG CTTATTACTGGTTAACCGAGAACTCAATAAAACCTTATATACGGTTCAAGCGCACCCAGCAGAGGACTTGCAAAAACCAG AGTCGAAGCCTACTTTGGAGCAGAGGCGATCAGCCCTACGTGCGTTTTACACCCTCGCCGTTTCCCGTTATTTCTCATTGGACCACAATGACGGAAGCG TTCTTCACTACGAGGAGACGTTTCAGAATGGTTTTACTCACAGCGCTCACCAGTGTTACTCGGTATCCAGCTCCCACAAATGCTACGGAATGAAAACAGACGTCTACCTCCTCTTCCTGCTATTCAATCCGGACGTCCCTACGTTCAGCATGCGGGCCATTGCTAATAAAACAATTCAGTTGTTCACGAAGGACTTTCCTTTCTGA